Below is a genomic region from Govania unica.
AATGGCCGCCACAATTTCCGGTGCAGCATAAGCCCAGCCCACCCGCATGCCGGCCAGACCATAAATTTTAGAGAAAGTCCGGGTCATCATGCAGTTGGCCGACTGATGAACAATCCCGATACCGGATTCAAAATCATCGGCGACAACATAATCGGCATAGGCACCGTCAAGCATCAGCAGAACATTCGACGGAAGTCCCGCATGAAGACGTCGTATCTCGCTGGCCGGCAGATATGTTCCGGTGGGGTTGTTGGGGTTGGCCACGGCTACAATTTTAGTTTTCGGCGTTACTGCCTCCAGAATATTATCAACATTGACATGCCAATCCTTTTCCGCAGCGACAACGACCTCCGCCCCTTGCGCCAGAGCATGGATTCTGGTCATGACAAAGCCATTGTCACTGACGATGACCTGATCGCCGGGATCGACAAAGGCACGGATGGCAAGCAGGATCAGTTCTTCGCTGCCATTGCCGCCGATGATCTGATCTGCCTCTATTCCAAAACGCTCGGCAATGGCCGCCCGCAATGCGTTTTGCCCCCCATCTGGATAGCGGTGCACTGTTTCCAAGGCTTGAAGATAGGCTTCTTTCGCGCTCGGGCTCGGGCCAAACGGCGACTCATTGGAAGATAGCTTGATCGGATTTTTAATGCCTGCAATGGTACTTTTCCCTTGCACATAGGTTGGGCATTTTTTCAGGGATTCCCGAGGGCTCGGACTCCTCAAATCACATACTCCTGATTAGCGAAAAGGTAAGGCAAACATCAAGCCGCCATCTTTGAATAATCGATTGGGGCCACGCTCAAGTCCGATCGGAGCCAGGTTCCGGTTCCATATATCTTCATAATTCCCCACCAACCGAATGATGTCATAAGCCCATTCGTTCGAAAGACCGATGGCCTCTCCAAATTTCCCATAGCGTCCCAACATGCGCTGAACTTCGCGATTAGGAGAATTGCGGCGCATCTCCTCGACATTGGCCTGCGTGACGCCGTGTTCTTCAGCAGCCACCCGCACATTGAAGGCCCAGAGCACGATATCCCGCCAGCGCGCGTCACCCTGCCGCACCATCGGCCCCTGAGGCTCGTTGGAAATAACCTCTGCCAGAATGACGTGCTGATCGCGGTCATGCATGCCAGCACCGCGCGCCGCCAAAGCCGATCTGTGCATCGTTACGGCATCACAGCGATCGGCCTGATAGGCCTCAAGCGCCTTGTCTGTATCAGCAAAGGTAATAAGAGAATAACGGAGGGATTTCCCGTCGAAGTAATCGGCCAAGTTCTGTTCAAGCGTTGTGCCCTGCATCACACAGATCGTCGCGCCATCCAGATCCGCTACCTGTTTGACCCCGGTTTTCTTGCGAACCATAAAGCCCTGACCGTCGAGAAAATAAACCCCTGCGAAGTCGAGACCGAGTGAAGCATCGCGCAAGAACGACCATGTGGCTCCAGACGGAAACACATCGATCCCACCAGATTGAAGCAATGTAAAAGCCGTTTGTGGCGTGGCCATAATATAATCGACTTTAAATTTGCCAAATATTGCCGCAGCCAAGGTCTTGCAATGTTCAATTTCAAAACCGGCACGCTCCCCCTTAGCGTTGATATAACTGAATCCGGCTCCAGACTCAGTTATACCGCAGCGAAGATATCCACGCTGTTTAATTTCAGAAAGTGTATCTGCTTGTGCCGAAAAACAGAGGGCGGCTGCAGTGACGAAAAAAAACGCAACATATGCCGTTAACAATTGGCTTTTGATCATAACATCCCCCTCTCTTTTACAGCTGCCCTCGAATATAGTCTTATTCGTCATCAACGAGACCGAAATCTTTCAACATTTCCTGTGCCGTGATGACACCCATACCACTAATGCCGCCACCGGGATGGCAGGACGGTCCAGCCAGATACATGCGCTCAAGCGGCCCGCGATATTGCGAATATTCCGGGAATGGGCGGAAATAGCCCAACTGGGACAATGTCCGCTCCCCGCCCGATGGAACACCACCAACAAAACAGGGATTCATCGCCTCCATGTCTTCGGGCGAATGAGAAAAGCTTTCAATGATATTATCATCGGTCATATTCGTGGTATATTTTCTCAGAGTCTTG
It encodes:
- the hisC gene encoding histidinol-phosphate transaminase, which encodes MRSPSPRESLKKCPTYVQGKSTIAGIKNPIKLSSNESPFGPSPSAKEAYLQALETVHRYPDGGQNALRAAIAERFGIEADQIIGGNGSEELILLAIRAFVDPGDQVIVSDNGFVMTRIHALAQGAEVVVAAEKDWHVNVDNILEAVTPKTKIVAVANPNNPTGTYLPASEIRRLHAGLPSNVLLMLDGAYADYVVADDFESGIGIVHQSANCMMTRTFSKIYGLAGMRVGWAYAAPEIVAAIQKIRTPFNANSPAMAAATAAVRDMGFADMVRDHTITWRERMAARLRELGLMVVPSVTNFLLLQFPEEKGLNALKAAAYLIENGILPRPTGVSGPGDCLRITVGSAEENAIFLQVIERYVGAA
- a CDS encoding amino acid ABC transporter substrate-binding protein, which translates into the protein MIKSQLLTAYVAFFFVTAAALCFSAQADTLSEIKQRGYLRCGITESGAGFSYINAKGERAGFEIEHCKTLAAAIFGKFKVDYIMATPQTAFTLLQSGGIDVFPSGATWSFLRDASLGLDFAGVYFLDGQGFMVRKKTGVKQVADLDGATICVMQGTTLEQNLADYFDGKSLRYSLITFADTDKALEAYQADRCDAVTMHRSALAARGAGMHDRDQHVILAEVISNEPQGPMVRQGDARWRDIVLWAFNVRVAAEEHGVTQANVEEMRRNSPNREVQRMLGRYGKFGEAIGLSNEWAYDIIRLVGNYEDIWNRNLAPIGLERGPNRLFKDGGLMFALPFR